A segment of the Chloroflexota bacterium genome:
TTCCCAGAGGCCAATCCCAAAAAATTGATCCATGCGTTTACCCGACCTGTTTGGCTGATATTTCGTTGACGAGTTGATTCTCTTTGGCCGCCAGCGCCCCCAGCACCCCGTTGATAAACCTGGAGGCCGAGTCGCTGCCATAGTCCTTTGCCAGTTCCACTGCCTCATTGATGGCAACCTTGATCGGGTTCGTGCGGCTCACGGCAAATTCCCAGATCGCCATCCGCAGAATGTTGCGGTCTATGATCGCCATCTGGTCGAGCGGCCACTCCGGCGCGTGCCGGTGGATGAGGCTGTCCAGTTCGGCGGCATTGCGCAAGACGCCGTCAATCATCTGGCGGGCGAAGACTTCCACGTCAACGTTGACAGGCGTGTCTTCCAGGCGGGAGCGGATCACATCCTCAACCGGGTGAGTTGTGCAATCCACTTCGTAAAGAACTTGCAACGCTAAACTGCGCGCCTTGCGGCGATCCTTCATCATGGCCGGAAAGCGCTACTCGGCGAACTCCACATTCTCTATGTGAACATTGACGGTGCGGGCTGTCATGCCCACCATCTCCGACATGGCCCGGGCCACCTCGCTTTGCACTTTCTCGCTCACCGCCCGGGCGTTGGCGTCGCCGGTGATGACGATATGCAGGTCGGCGGCCAGGTCGTGATTGAACACCTGAATGCGGACGCCGTCGGCGGCGCCGCGTTTGAAGTAGCGATCAATGCCGCCCGGCACGGGGGCCATGTGAGCCACGCCCGGCACACCCAGGGTGGCGAGTTTGGCGATCGTGATCAGCACCTCAGGCGCGATCACGATTTTACTGTCGTAAGAAGCTTCTTGTCCCATATTCTAACTCTCTGCTCTAACTCATCGCCATCCCGCCGTCCACGTTCAGCGTTTGGCCGGTGATGTAGCCCGCCTCGTCGGAGGCAAAAAAGGCGACGGCGTGCGCGACTTCCTCCGCCGCGCCCCAGCGTCCTAACGGGATCACCTTCATCGTTTCGCTCTTCAACTCATCCGACAATGACGACGTGAGATCGGTGGGGATGAAACCGGGCGCTACGGCGTTGACGGTGATGTTGCGGGCCGACACTTCGCGGGCCAGGGCCTTGGTGAAACCGATCAGCCCGGCTTTTGAGGCCGAGTAATTGGTCTGCCCGCCGTTGCCCATCACTCCCGACACCGACGAGATGTTGATAATGCGGCCATTGCGCTGGCGCATCATCGTCTTCACGGCGGCCTTGGAGCAGTTAAAGGCGCTCTTCAAGTTGGTGCGGATCACCACATCCCAATCATCTTCAGACATCATCGCCAGCAAAGTGTCGCGGGTCGTCCCGGCGTTGTTGACAAGGATGTCGAGCCGGCCAAATGCGTCGGTGGCGGCTTTGATCAGCGCGGCGGCGGCCTTGGCGTCGGTCACATCGGCCTGAACGGCAACCGCCTCGCCGCCGGAGGCCTTGATCGTGTTCACGGCCTCTTCCGCGCCCTCAACGCTCTTGGAATAATTGACCACAACTTTTGCCCCGCGCTTGCCAAGCTCAACGGCAATGGCTTTGCCAATGCCGCGCGAGGCGCCGGTGACTACGGCGACTTTACCTTGAAGAGTCATACAGGCTCCTGGTGAACATAGTTTGCGGAGGTGATTATACCGCGAACGATGTAACCCCGGATTACACAATGCCTTCTGCTACAGGACTTTCCCAAAGTCGCTTGGCGATTGGAAATCGCGGCAATACAAGGCAAAGTCCACCTTCGTGGACTGCGGTTTTAGCCGACGCAGGTCGGCTTCGCCTTATGTTGGTGCACGCTTCGCATCAACTTTGTTATTATATGGCCGACGGGTTTATTGTGCAGTGGCCCGTTTTTGTTTGAAGATCATCCACGCAAATACTGCCAGGCTCATCGTCCAGGCAACATGCACGAGATAATGTTCGGCTGACTGCTCCGGCTTCCACGGCCAGAATGCCAGCGGCAACACCGAGGCCAGGCCGCCGCCGGTGAGCGCCAACATCACAAACGCAAGGAGTGTTATTCGGGCGGCACGGGCCAGACGCGGCCATCGCCGCCAGACGAATAACAAAGCTCCGGCCAGAATGAAGAACGGGATGGTGTTTTGGATCGAGGGCGCGCCAAATTCCGCCACATCGTGCAAGGCCGTGCCGCCAACTGCAATGACGTATCCTGCCATTAGCCGGCTAAAAGTGTTTGGTGACATGGGTTAATTCTTTCGAAGTTTTGTCATCAAATACACCGCCTCGCCGCCGATGAAGCCGGAGGAGAAGACGCGCTCGGCGAGTTTCTCGATGGTGAAATGTGGGCCGAAGTCGGCTTCCACTTCGCCGGGCGACATGGGTTGCATCCCGAACCCGCGATAGAGCG
Coding sequences within it:
- a CDS encoding Asp23/Gls24 family envelope stress response protein, giving the protein MGQEASYDSKIVIAPEVLITIAKLATLGVPGVAHMAPVPGGIDRYFKRGAADGVRIQVFNHDLAADLHIVITGDANARAVSEKVQSEVARAMSEMVGMTARTVNVHIENVEFAE
- the fabG gene encoding 3-oxoacyl-[acyl-carrier-protein] reductase is translated as MTLQGKVAVVTGASRGIGKAIAVELGKRGAKVVVNYSKSVEGAEEAVNTIKASGGEAVAVQADVTDAKAAAALIKAATDAFGRLDILVNNAGTTRDTLLAMMSEDDWDVVIRTNLKSAFNCSKAAVKTMMRQRNGRIINISSVSGVMGNGGQTNYSASKAGLIGFTKALAREVSARNITVNAVAPGFIPTDLTSSLSDELKSETMKVIPLGRWGAAEEVAHAVAFFASDEAGYITGQTLNVDGGMAMS
- the nusB gene encoding transcription antitermination factor NusB yields the protein MMKDRRKARSLALQVLYEVDCTTHPVEDVIRSRLEDTPVNVDVEVFARQMIDGVLRNAAELDSLIHRHAPEWPLDQMAIIDRNILRMAIWEFAVSRTNPIKVAINEAVELAKDYGSDSASRFINGVLGALAAKENQLVNEISAKQVG